Proteins found in one Drosophila busckii strain San Diego stock center, stock number 13000-0081.31 chromosome 2R, ASM1175060v1, whole genome shotgun sequence genomic segment:
- the LOC117135101 gene encoding cytochrome c oxidase subunit NDUFA4, which translates to MQGLGLNSLKKNPALIPLYVCVAAGAVGAVYYMARLASRNPDVTWNRSSNPEPWQEYKDKQYKFYSPIRDYSKTKSAAPKFEE; encoded by the exons ATGCAGGGACTTGGATTAAACAGTCTTAAGAAGAATCCAGCG CTTATTCCGCTGTATGTTTGTGTCGCTGCTGGAGCTGTTGGGGCGGTCTATTATATGGCCCGCTTGGCTTCCAGAAACCCAGATGTTACATGGAATCGGTCCTCTAACCCAGAGCCATGGCAAGAGTATAAAGATAAGCAATATAAG ttttattctCCCATCAGGGATTATTCGAAAACTAAGAGCGCTGCACCAAAATTTGAGGAGTAA
- the LOC117135100 gene encoding 28S ribosomal protein S5, mitochondrial, producing MFFRPLISLSLRATNIICLPSSSHLIYSRNTSFFNKLPAEDIWRGVTAVSNAGKKRGRGKGTGKKMAKDLNRGQAIGLGKKCLVWPGLNAPIIRGSELIHQKKQAEDTDRETNINKLRDSMGTFKLMKINPIDRGWSGTKMPGRSIGAPDAVEEDEFNSFDTRVLENKIVFIMKGNMGRKRRYSVLSVTGNSKGLAGFATAKAPEVRTALRKSKNRAGQKLISIDLYENRTVNHDFFTAFGKTKIFVFKKPEGYGLVCHRAIQTICKVIGIKDLYAKIEGSTNLQHIVKAFFIGLMRQKTYQVIADESNLHIVEQKVAKNGFAEIKASPIIKSKITENDRLIDFMQFTLGNKIVLQKKSKAPFYIHTKGHKLYEVKKEQFRNQFNVRLHKLVTSYEN from the exons ATGTTCTTTAGACCATTGATTTCATTATCTCtaagagcaacaaatataatatgctTGCCCTCTTCTTCACATTTAATATATTCGCGCAACACAAGTTTTTTTAATAAGC TACCTGCGGAGGATATATGGCGAGGTGTAACGGCAGTCAGTAATGCTGGAAAAAAGCGAGGTCGTGGTAAAGGAACTGGAAAGAAAATGGCCAAGGACTTAAATAGAGGACAGGCTATTGGACTtggaaaaaaatgtttagtcTGGCCGGGATTAAACGCGCCGATTATCCGTGGAAGTGAACTAATTCATCAGAAGAAGCAAGCAGAGGATACGGACAGGGAGacgaatataaataaacttcgAGACTCAATGGGTACATTCAAATTGATGAAGATAAACCCAATAGATCGTGGGTGGTCGGGAACCAAAATGCCGGGACGTAGTATTGGAGCTCCAGATGCCGTCGAAGAGgatgaatttaattcatttgacACTCGCGTGCTAGAAAACAAAATTGTCTTTATAATGAAAGGTAACATGGGCAGAAAACGCAGATACTCTGTTTTGTCTGTTACGGGAAATAGTAAGGGCTTGGCTGGTTTCGCCACAGCTAAAGCTCCAGAAGTAAGAACCGCTCTTCGAAAATCAAAAAACCGCGCAGGGCAAAAATTGATATCCATTGATCTGTACGAAAACCGAACCGTTAATCACGATTTTTTCACGGCTTTTGGAAAAACTAAGATATTTGTCTTCAAAAAACCGGAAGGTTATGGCTTGGTATGTCATCGGGCAATACAAACAATATGCAAGGTGATTGGAATAAAGGATCTTTATGCTAAAATTGAAGGCTCGACTAATTTACAGCACATCGTCAAAGCATTTTTCATTGGACTAATGCGTCAGAAAACGTATCAAGTAATTGCCGACGAGTCCAACTTGCACATTGTGGAACAAAAAGTAGCTAAAAACGGATTTgctgaaattaaagcaagtcCCATTATAAAGTCGAAAATTACAGAAAACGATCGATTGATAGACTTTATGCAGTTTACTCTAGGAAATAAAATTGTCctgcaaaaaaaatcaaaagctccTTTCTACATACACACGAAAGGGCACAAACTTTATGAAGTAAAAAAAGAGCAGTTTCGAAACCAATTTAATGTACGTTTACACAAGCTGGTAACATCATATGaaaattag
- the LOC117134664 gene encoding synaptosomal-associated protein 25 isoform X1, whose product MAADPSEEAPGPQVPKTELEELQIKAQGVADESLESTRRMLALCEESKEAGIRTLVALDDQGEQLDRIEEGMDQINADMREAEKNLSGMEKCCGICVLPCNKSQSFKEDDGTWKGNDDGKVVNNQPQRVMDDRNGMMAQAGYIGRITNDAREDEMEDNMGQVNTMIGNLRNMALDMGSELENQNRQVDRINRKGESNEARIAVANQRAHQLLK is encoded by the exons aTGGCAGCAGATCCATCTGAAGAAGCCCCTGGACCTCAGGTCCCAAAAACAGAATTGGAGGagctgcaaatcaaagctCAGGGAGTTGCCGATGAG tccTTGGAAAGCACACGTCGGATGCTTGCTCTCTGTGAAGAG AGCAAGGAGGCAGGAATACGTACACTTGTAGCCCTTGATGATCAAGGAG AACAACTTGACAGAATTGAAGAAGGAATGGATCAAATTAACGCAGACATGAGAGAAGCAGAAAAAAACTTGAGTGGAATGGAAAAATGTTGTGGAATTTGTGTTCTACCCTGCaacaa AAGCCAATCTTTTAAAGAAGACGACGGCACTTGGAAAGGCAACGATGATGGAAAAGTTGTTAACAATCAGCCACAGAGGGTAATGGATGATAGAAATGGAATGATGGCTCAGGCTGGCTATATTGGCAg AATAACAAATGACGCCCGAGAGGATGAAATGGAAGACAATATGGGACAAGTTAACACCATGATTGGCAATCTCCGAAATATGGCACTGGATATGGGCTCTGAACTTGAAAATCAAAACCGTCAAGTTGATAGAATTAATCGCAAg GGCGAATCAAATGAGGCTAGAATAGCAGTGGCAAATCAAAGAGCTCAccagcttttaaaataa
- the LOC117134664 gene encoding synaptosomal-associated protein 25 isoform X2, whose translation MAADPSEEAPGPQVPKTELEELQIKAQGVADESLESTRRMLALCEESAEVGMRSIVMLDEQGEQLDRIEEGMDQINADMREAEKNLSGMEKCCGICVLPCNKSQSFKEDDGTWKGNDDGKVVNNQPQRVMDDRNGMMAQAGYIGRITNDAREDEMEDNMGQVNTMIGNLRNMALDMGSELENQNRQVDRINRKGESNEARIAVANQRAHQLLK comes from the exons aTGGCAGCAGATCCATCTGAAGAAGCCCCTGGACCTCAGGTCCCAAAAACAGAATTGGAGGagctgcaaatcaaagctCAGGGAGTTGCCGATGAG tccTTGGAAAGCACACGTCGGATGCTTGCTCTCTGTGAAGAG AGCGCGGAAGTTGGGATGCGAAGTATTGTTATGCTGGACGAGCAAGGAG AACAACTTGACAGAATTGAAGAAGGAATGGATCAAATTAACGCAGACATGAGAGAAGCAGAAAAAAACTTGAGTGGAATGGAAAAATGTTGTGGAATTTGTGTTCTACCCTGCaacaa AAGCCAATCTTTTAAAGAAGACGACGGCACTTGGAAAGGCAACGATGATGGAAAAGTTGTTAACAATCAGCCACAGAGGGTAATGGATGATAGAAATGGAATGATGGCTCAGGCTGGCTATATTGGCAg AATAACAAATGACGCCCGAGAGGATGAAATGGAAGACAATATGGGACAAGTTAACACCATGATTGGCAATCTCCGAAATATGGCACTGGATATGGGCTCTGAACTTGAAAATCAAAACCGTCAAGTTGATAGAATTAATCGCAAg GGCGAATCAAATGAGGCTAGAATAGCAGTGGCAAATCAAAGAGCTCAccagcttttaaaataa